AGTTTCGAAGGGCGCTAATGTGAACGACCGAACGTATCGAAAGAGATCGGTCACGTATATGGCCTGGTATTATATATTCTTGCATTTCAATGAGAAAAACAAGAAAGAAACTTTAGAACTTCTAAATTTCGTGAATTCCTTAAATACCAAATTAGATTCTCCCGACGAGCCTTTGGCCTCTGAGATCATTCGTGGATATGTTTCTTTATATTCGAATACGGACGTCTTTAAATCGTACCTAAGCCGGAATTTAAATTTAAATTGCTGCGATAGGCAGTCAGCACCTCTCGTATTTTTGAAATCCGATTTTATGAATAAGGATGTAAAAAAGCGGCAATTAGCGTTGGAACTTCTGGACTTGATCTTAAAAACGGATATCGATCTTCACCTTCGCCACTTTAAGAATGGTGTATCCAACCGTACAGGTCTTTTGGAGATTTTCGAAATCCAGAATGAAGAAGCGCAAAAAGCGAAAATACTTATTAAGGCAAAATTTCCGAACGTAGAGCAACCGGAACCGGAATGGAAAACGATTCCTAGAGGTATCTTAGAAGGATTCGGAGATCTACTTTTCTTTTGGCTTTGATCTCTAAAGAAAATTGATCTTGAACGAAAGCATTGTTTTGAGTCGTCTCAGTGCAATGCTTTTGGATAGAAGCAGCTACAAGATATAGTTTTGCAATTAGTTTGATTTCATTCTTAGGAAGCTCATATTAAAAACCGAAAAATATCGGCGGAACAACTCTGTCATAAACCCTTACTTCGTCTATAGTGACTTCTTGAGAGCCGCCTCCTAATGTACCATATCCTAGAGTAATGGGAGTGCCTGATGTCCAAGGGGTATTATTCGGATTGTATACTTGAGAGTCTACAAGATCGTTTCCGACGTATAGGTTGGCCCTATTATTTGGAAGATCCCATGTGAGAGTTACATTATACCATAGATCTTCTTGATAGGCTCTGCAAGGGCTGAGAACGCTGACAACACCATTACCTCCGTTTGTACTATAGGCTCTGATTTGTAAGCATGATGAATTATCCATAAGCTGGAATCCTAAGCCATCTCCTGCACCGAAAATAACTCCAGGCGAGGGTTTGAATTTTCCTTTTACCCAGGCGCTATAAGTAAAAGACGCAGTCCCTGTTAAGATCGGTTCTCCTGCTGGGTCGGAATTATGCCATGAATCTATACCGTCATACGAGTATGCGCCGTTTGGTAAATTGTTGTGGTCAACAGTAAGAATTGGTCCTACAGTTCCGAATGCAGTTAAATGTAATGTCCCGACTCTATCGTTTGCGTCCCCATCTAAAGGCCAATAATGGATTAAGCCAATATTCATAGCGCCTACGATTGATTTCGCAATACTTTCCTGGCGATTATCTTCGTTTGTTGACTGAAGTGCATTCAAAAAGAGAACTGTCCCGCAATTTTGCAAGCTTAGGATTACGAGCAATAATAAGAGAAGTGGATACGAGAGGAAGTTAGGCATGATCACATTCCCGATTCAGGCCAATAGTTGTATAAGCAGAAATGCTATGCAATAAATATCTTGTAATTGGAGATGCATTTCTCTCATATCTGACAAGAAGTTCCCCTTTTTTGTCCTTAAATAAAATGTCTATTGTAATGTTTGCTGAAATCACAGGTCGAGAAACGTTAGGCCTTTTGGTGATGAATCAACGTTAGATTTTATACAATACTTGGAACCTCTTTTGTCTCTCGGTTGGTCGAATTGCGAGAAGAAGCTAAAGGCCCTGATCTTTAAATGAAATTTCAAACAATAAGAGAGTATATGAAAATAAAGATATTCCTGCTGATCTTGATATTGCCTGCATTCAGTATTTTCGCTCAGGAAATTAAAGTCGATGATTCG
Above is a genomic segment from Leptospira selangorensis containing:
- a CDS encoding ankyrin repeat domain-containing protein — protein: MIRSFLLITALFIMNCASDTALIQKIKTGNTAYANQAIDSNSPEWNEEGEFSLTPLHYAAEYGHLELVKKLLDKGADINAKGGIYFATGGREGRETPLLLAIKYGHTEVAKYLVSKGANVNDRTYRKRSVTYMAWYYIFLHFNEKNKKETLELLNFVNSLNTKLDSPDEPLASEIIRGYVSLYSNTDVFKSYLSRNLNLNCCDRQSAPLVFLKSDFMNKDVKKRQLALELLDLILKTDIDLHLRHFKNGVSNRTGLLEIFEIQNEEAQKAKILIKAKFPNVEQPEPEWKTIPRGILEGFGDLLFFWL
- a CDS encoding LamG-like jellyroll fold domain-containing protein, with amino-acid sequence MPNFLSYPLLLLLLVILSLQNCGTVLFLNALQSTNEDNRQESIAKSIVGAMNIGLIHYWPLDGDANDRVGTLHLTAFGTVGPILTVDHNNLPNGAYSYDGIDSWHNSDPAGEPILTGTASFTYSAWVKGKFKPSPGVIFGAGDGLGFQLMDNSSCLQIRAYSTNGGNGVVSVLSPCRAYQEDLWYNVTLTWDLPNNRANLYVGNDLVDSQVYNPNNTPWTSGTPITLGYGTLGGGSQEVTIDEVRVYDRVVPPIFFGF